In the Quercus lobata isolate SW786 chromosome 5, ValleyOak3.0 Primary Assembly, whole genome shotgun sequence genome, one interval contains:
- the LOC115989311 gene encoding protease Do-like 5, chloroplastic isoform X1: protein MFDCVCVLHWHGAVDAFSSNPIDVDFPVKHEVHEESSGPEASPSVVFIKELEIVRSPKTTSDDVNLIEDENAKVDGTGSGFIWDNFGHIVTNHHVVAKLATDGSGIHCCKIYLADTRGNGFYREGKIVGVDPEYDLAVLKLTKEDVQACVR from the exons ATGTTTGATTGCGTGTGCGTTTTGCATTGGCATGGGGCTGTTGACGCTTTCTCTTCGAATCCAATCGATGTTGATTTTCCAGTGAAGCACGAAGTTCATGAAGAGAGCTCAGGTCCT GAAGCTTCACCATCTGTTGTTTTCATTAAAGAACTTGAAATAGTTAGAAGCCCCAAGACCACTTCTGATGATGTCAATCTTATTGAGGATGAAAATGCAAAAGTTGACGGGACAGGTTCAGGCTTCATCTGGGATAACTTTGGTCACATT GTAACCAATCACCATGTTGTAGCTAAATTGGCAACAGATGGGAGCGGAATACATTGTTGTAAG ATTTATCTAGCAGACACAAGAGGCAATGGCTTTTACAGGGAAGGAAAGATTGTTGGTGTTGATCCAGAATATGATCTGGCTGTCCTTAAG TTGACTAAAGAAGACGTGCAAGCTTGTGTTAGATAG
- the LOC115990732 gene encoding putative glycine-rich cell wall structural protein 1 translates to MSLSSELGALPLRNALLLASVLVGLSSALVTLNQSSFSKPHDRGGALDVEEGGGGHGGDESSDNNGGDGRSEHGGGNGDVEEGTGGHGGDSGDGGDSGDADGWYGSADGEDGNVEEGTGRPWEKFYFRV, encoded by the exons ATGTCTCTTTCCTCTGAGCTGGGCGCTCTTCCACTGAGAAATGCCCTCCTTTTGGCTTCTGTACTGGTGGGACTTAGTAGTGCGCTCGTCACCTTGAACCA GTCTTCCTTCTCAAAACCTCATGATAGAGGAGGTGCCCTTGATGTAGAGGAGGGGGGTGGTGGACATGGAGGGGACGAGAGCAGTGACAATAATGGAGGGGATGGTAGGAGTGAACATGGAGGAGGCAATGGTGATGTAGAGGAAGGGACAGGTGGACATGGAGGAGATAGCGGTGATGGAGGGGACAGTGGCGATGCAGATGGATGGTATGGGAGTGCTGATGGAGAGGACGGTAACGTCGAGGAGGGGACTGGTCGACCATGGGAG AAGTTCTACTTTAGAGTTTAG
- the LOC115989311 gene encoding uncharacterized protein LOC115989311 isoform X2 has protein sequence MFDCVCVLHWHGAVDAFSSNPIDVDFPVKHEVHEESSGPEASPSVVFIKELEIVRSPKTTSDDVNLIEDENAKVDGTGSGFIWDNFGHIVTNHHVVAKLATDGSGIHCYLSSRHKRQWLLQGRKDCWC, from the exons ATGTTTGATTGCGTGTGCGTTTTGCATTGGCATGGGGCTGTTGACGCTTTCTCTTCGAATCCAATCGATGTTGATTTTCCAGTGAAGCACGAAGTTCATGAAGAGAGCTCAGGTCCT GAAGCTTCACCATCTGTTGTTTTCATTAAAGAACTTGAAATAGTTAGAAGCCCCAAGACCACTTCTGATGATGTCAATCTTATTGAGGATGAAAATGCAAAAGTTGACGGGACAGGTTCAGGCTTCATCTGGGATAACTTTGGTCACATT GTAACCAATCACCATGTTGTAGCTAAATTGGCAACAGATGGGAGCGGAATACATTGTT ATTTATCTAGCAGACACAAGAGGCAATGGCTTTTACAGGGAAGGAAAGATTGTTGGTGTTGA
- the LOC115989311 gene encoding protease Do-like 5, chloroplastic isoform X3, producing MKRAQEASPSVVFIKELEIVRSPKTTSDDVNLIEDENAKVDGTGSGFIWDNFGHIVTNHHVVAKLATDGSGIHCCKIYLADTRGNGFYREGKIVGVDPEYDLAVLKLTKEDVQACVR from the exons ATGAAGAGAGCTCAG GAAGCTTCACCATCTGTTGTTTTCATTAAAGAACTTGAAATAGTTAGAAGCCCCAAGACCACTTCTGATGATGTCAATCTTATTGAGGATGAAAATGCAAAAGTTGACGGGACAGGTTCAGGCTTCATCTGGGATAACTTTGGTCACATT GTAACCAATCACCATGTTGTAGCTAAATTGGCAACAGATGGGAGCGGAATACATTGTTGTAAG ATTTATCTAGCAGACACAAGAGGCAATGGCTTTTACAGGGAAGGAAAGATTGTTGGTGTTGATCCAGAATATGATCTGGCTGTCCTTAAG TTGACTAAAGAAGACGTGCAAGCTTGTGTTAGATAG